A single region of the Chrysoperla carnea chromosome 5, inChrCarn1.1, whole genome shotgun sequence genome encodes:
- the LOC123300970 gene encoding cuticle protein 7-like, which translates to MIDCKILVTLCIVCSVGVINSLPIAPLAIAHAPLAVAHAPIAVAHAPIRAEPYDPHPQYSFEYAVNDASTGDSKSQHESRDGDVVQGSYSLLEPDGSRRTVDYTADPVNGFNAVVHREAGSHPAPAVAVAHAPLAVAHAPLAVAHAPVAYARPALAYAHPAPLAYHAPLHSVSYIH; encoded by the exons ATGATTGATTGTAAG attCTAGTAACATTATGCATTGTATGCAGTGTAGGTGTCATAAATAGTTTACCAATTGCACCATTAGCTATTGCGCATGCTCCATTAGCCGTTGCACATGCACCAATTGCTGTTGCGCATGCACCAATCAGAGCGGAACCATACGATCCACATCCACAATACAGTTTTGAATATGCGGTAAACGATGCCTCCACTGGCGATTCAAAATCACAACATGAATCACGAGATGGTGATGTAGTTCAA GGAAGCTATTCATTATTGGAACCAGATGGTTCACGAAGAACCGTAGACTACACTGCTGATCCAGTTAATGGTTTCAATGCTGTTGTACATCGTGAAGCTGGTTCACATCCAGCCCCAGCTGTTGCCGTTGCTCATGCTCCACTCGCTGTAGCCCACGCACCTTTAGCCGTCGCACACGCCCCAGTTGCATACGCTCGTCCAGCATTAGCATACGCACATCCAGCTCCATTAGCATATCATGCTCCATTACACAGTGTTTCTTACATCCATTAA